From candidate division WOR-3 bacterium, a single genomic window includes:
- the lspA gene encoding signal peptidase II, translating into MSRLINKQILFIFILITAVVFFIDQTSKYFAVKFLFSHSEGINIIGNYLRLNLVYNPNLVWGLPIRNHLTYYFLPLIGIGVVVYLALKTHSRFDAIIWGLMLAGALGNFIDRIRLGYVVDFIDMGIGNARWPTYNLADSALVVGIILLIVRLFLLKNETSLS; encoded by the coding sequence ATGTCAAGACTTATAAATAAGCAGATATTATTTATCTTTATTTTAATAACAGCCGTAGTGTTTTTTATTGATCAAACCAGTAAATATTTTGCGGTGAAATTTCTATTTAGTCATAGCGAAGGGATAAACATTATAGGTAATTATTTGCGATTAAATCTGGTCTATAATCCCAATTTAGTATGGGGGCTTCCGATAAGAAATCACTTAACTTATTATTTTTTACCCCTAATTGGCATTGGAGTTGTGGTTTATTTAGCCTTAAAAACACACTCCAGGTTTGATGCCATAATATGGGGATTAATGCTAGCTGGGGCTCTGGGCAATTTTATTGACCGAATACGTTTAGGGTATGTAGTGGATTTCATTGATATGGGTATTGGTAATGCACGCTGGCCAACTTATAACCTAGCCGATAGTGCTTTGGTTGTTGGAATAATTTTATTAATTGTGAGACTCTTTTTGTTGAAAAATGAGACGAGTTTATCTTGA